A window of Campylobacter lari subsp. lari contains these coding sequences:
- a CDS encoding metallophosphoesterase has protein sequence MRVFVFFTLLVLFFALANWYIYKRFLSKVDFLKPYKKLVLALVLIVFACELIFFVNMRGDFLYEKLYYILAIFPTITCFFLLFGVIYEIGSWIFFNENKKEQIFSLQRRRFLKLIFDSWLIILSVSMVFKGFVNAISTPKVNEVDIKIKNLKEDLNIALLSDVHLGKNLGEDFLKTLIDEVNALNADIIIIAGDLIDADIASMSYIDLLENFKSKYGTYFVYGNHEYYNDINAISKKLKTLKNFKVLEDESIDFGDFTLSGTLDLAAKRLGFKESNIEKIKTQINQEKVNILITHQPKYVKTYDVSGFDLILSGHTHAGQIFPFSLLVYLEQGFVHGLYKLSKDSLLYVSSGAGFWGPAVRFLAPSEIALIKLKGE, from the coding sequence ATGAGAGTGTTTGTTTTTTTTACTTTATTAGTTTTATTTTTTGCTTTGGCAAATTGGTATATTTATAAAAGATTTTTAAGTAAAGTTGATTTTTTAAAACCTTATAAAAAGCTTGTGTTAGCTCTTGTTTTAATAGTTTTTGCATGTGAATTAATCTTTTTTGTAAACATGCGCGGGGATTTTTTGTATGAAAAGCTTTATTATATTTTAGCGATTTTTCCTACTATTACCTGCTTTTTCTTGCTTTTTGGAGTGATTTATGAAATTGGCTCTTGGATTTTCTTTAACGAAAATAAAAAAGAGCAAATTTTTAGCCTTCAAAGAAGAAGGTTTTTAAAATTAATTTTTGATTCTTGGCTTATTATACTTAGCGTTAGTATGGTATTTAAAGGCTTTGTAAATGCTATTAGCACACCTAAGGTTAATGAGGTAGATATTAAAATTAAAAATTTAAAAGAAGATTTAAACATAGCTTTGCTTTCTGATGTGCATTTGGGGAAAAATTTAGGTGAAGATTTTTTAAAAACTTTAATCGATGAGGTTAATGCTTTAAATGCTGATATAATCATCATAGCTGGGGATTTAATCGATGCAGATATAGCTAGTATGTCTTATATTGATCTATTGGAAAATTTTAAATCAAAATATGGTACTTATTTTGTTTATGGAAATCATGAGTATTATAATGATATAAATGCGATAAGCAAAAAGCTTAAAACGCTTAAGAATTTCAAAGTTTTAGAAGATGAAAGTATTGATTTTGGAGATTTTACTTTAAGTGGGACTTTGGATTTAGCTGCTAAACGTTTGGGTTTTAAAGAAAGCAATATAGAAAAAATCAAAACTCAAATCAATCAAGAAAAAGTTAATATTTTAATCACGCATCAGCCAAAATATGTAAAAACTTATGATGTGAGTGGGTTTGATTTGATTTTATCAGGGCATACTCATGCAGGGCAAATTTTTCCTTTTTCTTTGCTTGTGTATTTAGAGCAAGGCTTTGTGCATGGGCTTTATAAATTAAGTAAAGATAGTTTGCTTTATGTAAGTAGTGGGGCTGGTTT